A portion of the Armatimonadota bacterium genome contains these proteins:
- a CDS encoding DUF1015 domain-containing protein produces MAEISPFKGIRYNKNAVDMGKVTCPPYDVISPEEKQRYLQLHPNNFVRLILGEDYDADSDSDNRFTRARGYLEDWLKKGVMLQDEKPSIYIYKQEFERDGRLCAVCGLTVAVKLHDYEDSVILPHENTLAKPKSHLIPLLNATRANLDSVYGLYADENGVLDDMMSRVMNAQPNEDVRDADCVRHQLWVLSDVDEIRRAVDFLADKPIAIADGHHRYETALAYSKEARKGGCCCSGSCELASDYVLMTIANVYQEDMTIFPTHRVVDNLPDDMLANLDDRLTEFFDVEESTKSELINDMSRRGAIGIYRPGRAATIKLRGDTGSLLEGSDASRNLELNILHKLVLEPMLGIDKDKLRDQTHIIYTRNADEAMSLVDSAQKQMAFLLNNIEVKAVLDIASAGEKMPQKATYFYPKLLSGLVLRKMD; encoded by the coding sequence TTGGCGGAAATATCACCATTCAAAGGGATTCGTTACAACAAAAACGCGGTAGATATGGGCAAAGTTACATGCCCTCCTTACGATGTTATCTCACCCGAGGAAAAACAGCGATATCTGCAGCTTCACCCCAACAATTTTGTGCGGCTGATCCTCGGCGAGGACTATGATGCCGACAGCGATTCGGACAATCGGTTCACACGGGCCAGAGGCTACCTCGAAGATTGGCTTAAAAAGGGCGTTATGCTGCAGGACGAGAAGCCGTCTATCTATATATACAAGCAGGAGTTTGAGCGTGACGGCAGGCTCTGCGCTGTATGCGGGCTCACTGTGGCTGTGAAGCTGCATGATTATGAAGATAGCGTGATCCTCCCGCATGAAAACACACTCGCCAAGCCCAAAAGCCATCTTATTCCACTCTTGAACGCGACACGTGCCAACCTGGACAGCGTCTACGGCCTTTATGCCGATGAGAATGGCGTGCTTGACGATATGATGAGCCGGGTAATGAACGCGCAGCCCAATGAGGATGTGCGCGACGCCGATTGTGTCCGCCACCAGCTTTGGGTCTTATCTGATGTGGATGAAATTCGCAGGGCAGTCGATTTTCTGGCGGATAAGCCGATTGCGATCGCAGACGGCCATCATCGCTATGAGACAGCTCTGGCCTATTCAAAAGAAGCCCGCAAAGGCGGCTGTTGTTGCTCTGGAAGCTGCGAGCTTGCTTCCGATTACGTTCTGATGACTATAGCAAACGTATATCAAGAGGATATGACGATCTTTCCCACGCACAGGGTTGTCGATAATCTACCCGATGATATGCTCGCGAACCTCGATGACCGTCTCACTGAGTTTTTTGATGTCGAGGAATCAACAAAGTCGGAACTGATAAATGATATGAGCAGGCGTGGAGCTATCGGTATATATCGACCTGGGAGAGCCGCTACTATAAAGCTCAGAGGCGATACCGGATCACTGCTTGAAGGCAGTGACGCAAGCCGAAACCTCGAACTGAATATTTTACATAAGCTGGTGCTTGAGCCTATGCTCGGCATAGATAAAGATAAGCTTCGGGACCAGACGCACATTATCTACACGCGCAATGCCGATGAGGCCATGAGCCTTGTCGACTCCGCCCAGAAGCAGATGGCATTTCTTCTCAACAATATAGAAGTAAAGGCTGTATTGGATATCGCGTCTGCGGGTGAGAAGATGCCGCAGAAAGCGACCTACTTTTATCCTAAACTCCTGAGCGGCCTTGTGCTGCGAAAGATGGACTAG
- a CDS encoding flagellin: MSLRINLNTAALTAQRLLSKTDSTLSKTIERLSSGYRINSAADDPAGLVISEKLRAQVGGLSQAISNAGDAVNMVKTAEGALVEVNSLLSSMRDLAVHAANAGANDTAAVSADQAQIDNAIASINKIAEETQFGNKKLLDGSAGVKTTVTGLAVTGGNLNYAKTLNDTDSVCVKVTKLAEQATFSSKDFGADDDVAVSLTDGSFQLTGNGTTVDIDYTSSTTVAQLAAAINAKTSQTGIVATTDGSGVIKFTSQDYGSNTTISITGAGDILTSGLATAASGVNAEATVTHNGNTENVSDATWASGNGTTIKDSLGNTINLTVAAATTGINTSYLDQLAVEKGSLVFQVGAYAGQTRDINIQSCNTSGLGMGASLTMLSVSDLNVMTPDDAQEAINVLDKAISDVSSLRANLGATQTNVLESSINSLSVAKENIASSESTIRDTDMAEEIVNLTRSQILEQAGVSMLSQANQTPQTLLKLLQ, from the coding sequence ATGTCTCTGAGAATAAATCTGAACACAGCGGCTCTAACCGCGCAGCGATTGCTCTCTAAAACGGACAGCACACTGTCGAAGACAATAGAGCGATTGTCTTCGGGCTACAGGATAAACTCTGCCGCAGACGATCCGGCGGGGTTGGTAATTTCCGAGAAACTTCGGGCGCAGGTCGGTGGTCTGAGCCAGGCCATCTCCAACGCGGGTGACGCGGTAAACATGGTAAAGACCGCAGAAGGCGCTCTTGTCGAGGTCAACAGTCTGTTGTCTTCTATGAGAGACCTGGCCGTGCACGCAGCCAACGCAGGCGCAAATGACACTGCAGCCGTAAGCGCCGACCAGGCCCAGATCGACAACGCCATCGCATCCATTAATAAGATTGCTGAGGAGACCCAGTTCGGCAACAAGAAACTGCTGGATGGCTCCGCAGGCGTCAAAACTACCGTTACCGGCCTGGCGGTTACAGGCGGCAACTTGAACTACGCCAAAACTTTGAATGATACAGACAGTGTTTGTGTGAAGGTTACTAAATTAGCTGAGCAGGCAACATTCAGCAGCAAAGACTTCGGCGCGGATGACGATGTCGCAGTTTCACTAACAGATGGCTCATTCCAGCTTACAGGCAACGGCACCACTGTTGATATAGACTATACGTCTTCAACCACTGTAGCTCAATTGGCGGCAGCAATAAATGCCAAAACTTCCCAGACTGGAATAGTCGCCACTACTGATGGTTCAGGCGTAATCAAATTCACCAGCCAGGATTATGGTTCAAATACCACAATCTCGATCACCGGCGCAGGAGATATATTGACAAGCGGACTGGCGACAGCCGCGAGTGGAGTCAATGCAGAAGCAACCGTAACTCATAATGGCAATACGGAGAACGTTTCGGATGCCACATGGGCCTCCGGCAACGGCACAACTATTAAAGACAGCCTTGGCAATACTATTAACCTGACAGTGGCTGCCGCTACCACCGGAATCAATACTTCTTACTTAGACCAGCTTGCAGTTGAAAAAGGAAGTCTGGTTTTCCAGGTTGGCGCTTACGCCGGCCAGACAAGAGATATCAACATTCAATCCTGCAACACTTCCGGTCTTGGCATGGGCGCATCCCTGACAATGCTCAGTGTCTCGGACCTGAATGTAATGACGCCTGATGATGCCCAGGAAGCTATCAATGTGCTTGATAAAGCGATCAGCGACGTTTCCAGCTTGCGGGCAAACCTCGGCGCAACCCAGACAAACGTTCTCGAAAGCTCAATCAACAGTTTGAGCGTAGCGAAAGAGAACATCGCTTCGTCGGAATCGACAATCCGCGATACCGATATGGCTGAAGAAATCGTGAACCTGACAAGGTCTCAGATACTGGAGCAGGCGGGTGTGTCCATGCTTTCTCAAGCAAACCAGACACCGCAGACCCTGTTGAAGCTGCTGCAGTAA
- the fliS gene encoding flagellar export chaperone FliS: MPTDGYAQYQQNQLLTASPAKLLLAAYEGAIKFAHIASQKMKEGDLAEQSKYINKTVAIVAELLSTLREDIDPVLVGRLKSLYTYVIEKLARANLQQDQAALAEAIRILSQLQEAWVEAERILREDSLRENAA, from the coding sequence ATGCCTACAGACGGTTATGCTCAATATCAGCAAAACCAGCTTCTTACTGCTTCTCCCGCTAAGCTGCTTCTGGCTGCTTATGAAGGCGCGATCAAATTCGCGCATATTGCCTCTCAAAAGATGAAAGAGGGCGACCTGGCGGAGCAAAGCAAATATATAAATAAGACAGTTGCAATAGTTGCCGAACTCCTCTCGACACTTCGAGAAGATATCGATCCAGTGCTTGTAGGCAGGCTGAAAAGCCTTTATACATACGTCATAGAGAAACTCGCCCGAGCCAATCTTCAACAGGATCAGGCTGCACTGGCCGAGGCAATAAGGATACTGTCTCAGTTGCAGGAGGCCTGGGTGGAAGCAGAGAGGATCCTGAGGGAAGATTCATTGAGGGAGAATGCGGCATGA
- a CDS encoding glycoside hydrolase family 125 protein, protein MGISRLSTGNEYVSIPEILTANGGVGCIGFMLRAFRANVELHGSQEVPLLKPVVELDGEDLFEEDIKHDLTSFWIPNFEVSSPRLKATSVIFAPLERRGFVCVLTLQNTSDSDVNVRAGWKGCWKSSYHTANLSKQMSGMKYANISSWKPGVPIVEYRGHTPLFAMALVSGNSVPAMISDLDKHRQITEWTGESLTAAAGVPVYYELIDDYVLKPGRTMDIPVYVGVGLEEVSAIASAEEMHVQSWDRMLSRLREWLDKHIMECDDPYFRRMMNVNSFYNYFYSQAVTLDTEELILMTSRSSRNDTCASYRDRDAMRWSLPAVLQVDWPRARNMLIYAFTTQLANVGTRSRFIDGIVLEPGLQLDQLCSPIRALDMYVEATSDMSILFDRRVQTGVNTIQQILAAQRHLEIALFETLLLPSGEASIYPYVCFSNVLVWRSLLDISYIYDRIRDIDRAEEAKLLAMNIKAAIQANFIVDGPYGKMYAFEIDLNGNYQLGDDPTGSLQLLSYFGFCSPGDQTYKNTVTWIHSEHNTLSGKGNAFEAQLVSDGSGPSIISVVADLLSGREKEGLNFLRRASLDDEIACSVADHETGHALSGMANASCAGYLAFGLHTALKAISPQTSLMEQKRRPSEALYHPPPETCHDTKKARM, encoded by the coding sequence ATGGGTATCAGCCGACTGAGCACAGGAAATGAGTACGTTTCCATACCTGAAATTCTCACAGCCAACGGTGGGGTAGGGTGCATCGGTTTTATGCTGCGTGCATTCAGAGCGAATGTTGAGCTTCATGGCTCGCAAGAGGTACCTCTGCTAAAGCCTGTGGTCGAACTCGACGGTGAGGACCTATTTGAGGAAGATATCAAGCACGACCTGACATCGTTCTGGATACCAAACTTCGAGGTCTCTTCCCCCCGTCTGAAAGCGACATCAGTGATATTTGCGCCGCTGGAACGCAGGGGATTTGTGTGCGTGCTTACGCTTCAAAACACATCCGACAGCGATGTAAATGTCAGAGCCGGATGGAAGGGTTGTTGGAAGTCAAGTTATCACACTGCCAACCTTTCAAAACAAATGTCCGGTATGAAATACGCCAATATCAGCTCTTGGAAACCCGGTGTGCCTATTGTCGAGTATCGAGGTCACACTCCCCTGTTTGCAATGGCGCTTGTGTCCGGAAATTCCGTTCCTGCGATGATTAGCGACCTTGACAAGCACAGACAGATAACAGAGTGGACCGGCGAGAGTCTTACTGCAGCCGCCGGAGTACCGGTGTATTACGAACTGATTGACGATTATGTGCTAAAGCCGGGGCGAACCATGGATATCCCTGTCTATGTGGGTGTGGGGCTTGAAGAGGTATCGGCAATCGCATCAGCCGAAGAGATGCATGTTCAGAGCTGGGATCGGATGTTGTCCAGGCTTAGAGAATGGCTGGACAAGCACATCATGGAATGTGATGATCCTTATTTTAGGCGTATGATGAACGTCAATTCGTTCTATAACTATTTTTATTCGCAGGCTGTAACGCTCGATACGGAAGAGTTGATTCTTATGACCTCACGCAGCAGCCGAAACGACACGTGCGCATCATATAGAGATCGTGATGCCATGCGCTGGTCGTTGCCCGCGGTATTGCAGGTCGACTGGCCTCGCGCTCGCAACATGCTGATATATGCTTTTACTACTCAATTGGCCAACGTGGGAACGCGTTCGCGGTTTATCGACGGGATCGTGTTGGAGCCGGGACTTCAACTCGACCAGTTGTGCTCACCTATTCGCGCGCTCGATATGTATGTGGAAGCGACCTCGGATATGTCGATCCTCTTTGACAGGCGTGTGCAGACAGGTGTAAATACCATTCAGCAGATACTGGCTGCACAGAGGCATCTCGAGATAGCGCTTTTTGAGACTCTGCTTTTGCCTTCCGGCGAGGCTTCCATATATCCGTATGTCTGTTTTTCCAATGTGCTTGTATGGCGTTCTCTATTAGACATAAGCTACATTTATGATCGAATTCGGGACATTGACCGGGCTGAGGAAGCCAAACTCCTTGCAATGAATATCAAGGCAGCGATACAGGCTAATTTCATTGTGGACGGTCCCTACGGCAAAATGTACGCGTTTGAGATCGATCTGAATGGCAATTATCAGCTCGGTGATGATCCGACCGGCAGCCTGCAACTGCTCAGTTATTTCGGCTTTTGTTCTCCAGGTGACCAGACATACAAAAACACCGTTACATGGATTCATTCGGAGCACAATACGCTCTCGGGCAAGGGCAATGCATTTGAAGCTCAGTTGGTAAGTGACGGTTCTGGACCATCGATCATAAGTGTAGTTGCCGACTTGTTGTCGGGCCGCGAGAAAGAGGGGCTTAATTTTCTCAGGCGCGCCTCACTCGATGATGAGATCGCTTGCAGTGTAGCAGATCATGAAACCGGCCATGCCCTCAGTGGTATGGCGAACGCAAGTTGTGCCGGTTATCTGGCATTTGGGCTGCATACAGCGCTCAAGGCGATCAGT
- the csrA gene encoding carbon storage regulator CsrA: MLVLARKIGQSIIINDNIEVLVIEVRGDQVRLGIDAPRTIPVHRKELLEQIRAENVQAASEADLDIVSRAVNKLPID; this comes from the coding sequence ATGCTTGTACTGGCAAGAAAAATCGGTCAGTCGATAATAATTAACGATAATATAGAGGTCCTTGTAATCGAGGTGCGTGGAGATCAGGTGCGTCTGGGCATTGATGCTCCCCGAACAATCCCCGTGCATCGCAAGGAACTGCTGGAGCAGATCCGGGCGGAAAACGTCCAGGCTGCGTCCGAAGCCGATCTTGACATCGTCTCCAGGGCCGTTAACAAACTGCCCATAGATTAG
- the fliD gene encoding flagellar filament capping protein FliD, with amino-acid sequence MSGSMSVAGLSSGLDTQSIITKIMEYAKKTEQSLEADQAVAKTKLTVWQGFNSKVLSLNTKVAAIADAADFKTNTVTSSNEDILTASASTSADPGSYYLTVSKRAQVHQISSPTDITYASTNDVVGTGDVSFAFTDTTKNFTVSLDSNNNTLAGMRDAINRAGKGVKAAIINSGTAADPKYQLLLTSKDSGADSQFTVSNTLTGGTAPVLTKVIQQGQNAEIKLGSGADAITITKSTNTVTDLIPGVTLNLISADDTKPIKIDIARDSGTVKTAIQDFVDEYNGLVDQFKEQFSYDTSSGDTGTLFGDFQLQSVQQNIISALSNPVAGLDSSLNSLASLGITHDTDGHLQVNNSTLSKALENNMDSVNRVFSAGLDSDSTYVSFATSTSDTKSSGKSSWSVQITQAATQSRVTAGTAMADTLGADETLTVNGKDIQLKEGWTTDQVVEEINANSNDTGITVSATGYDGTGTGSYLTFKSVRYGSNTNFSVRSNVESASGTTGVGSVLISPNLTGVPGKDVEGTINGATCKGSGQILTVKDEKNDANGLSLIITANAPMTSNVKYTQGVGDRLRSLLNNMTSSTGAITQAQDSLNTTISDFDDQIADEKAKLTAKEDQLWTQFNAMESKMADLQQQGNWLSSALSSNSKSSS; translated from the coding sequence ATGTCTGGTAGTATGTCGGTAGCAGGTTTGTCTTCCGGTCTTGATACTCAATCGATCATCACCAAGATCATGGAGTATGCCAAAAAGACAGAGCAGTCTCTTGAAGCAGACCAGGCAGTGGCAAAAACAAAGCTCACGGTATGGCAGGGCTTCAACTCCAAAGTCTTGTCGCTCAATACCAAGGTCGCCGCAATAGCGGATGCCGCTGATTTCAAAACCAATACTGTCACGTCGAGCAACGAAGATATCCTCACCGCGAGCGCGTCCACTTCTGCCGATCCGGGCAGTTACTATCTGACGGTATCAAAGCGCGCACAAGTGCATCAGATATCGTCACCAACCGACATTACCTACGCCAGCACAAACGATGTCGTCGGCACGGGCGATGTAAGCTTTGCATTTACAGATACAACGAAGAACTTCACCGTCAGTCTGGACTCAAACAATAACACACTTGCCGGTATGCGTGACGCCATAAACCGCGCGGGCAAAGGTGTTAAGGCAGCTATTATAAACTCCGGGACTGCCGCTGATCCTAAATATCAGCTCCTGTTGACCAGCAAAGATTCAGGCGCTGACTCGCAGTTCACAGTCTCCAACACTCTAACCGGTGGAACAGCGCCTGTCCTGACGAAAGTTATCCAGCAAGGTCAAAATGCCGAGATAAAATTAGGATCGGGTGCCGACGCTATTACCATTACTAAGAGCACAAATACTGTCACCGACCTTATTCCCGGTGTGACTTTGAACCTTATTTCTGCTGACGATACGAAACCAATCAAGATCGACATCGCGCGAGATTCCGGCACAGTAAAGACCGCAATTCAGGATTTCGTGGACGAATACAACGGTCTCGTAGATCAGTTCAAAGAGCAATTCAGTTATGACACCAGCTCTGGAGATACCGGAACTCTGTTCGGCGATTTTCAGCTTCAGTCGGTCCAGCAAAACATTATTTCTGCCCTCAGCAATCCTGTGGCGGGCCTTGATTCCAGTTTGAACTCGCTTGCTTCCTTAGGCATTACGCACGACACCGACGGCCATTTGCAAGTCAACAATTCGACCCTCAGTAAAGCTCTGGAAAACAACATGGATAGTGTAAACCGGGTGTTCAGCGCGGGTTTGGACTCAGACAGTACTTATGTCAGCTTTGCCACGTCTACATCCGACACAAAGTCATCCGGAAAAAGCTCTTGGAGCGTTCAAATTACCCAGGCTGCTACGCAGTCGCGCGTCACGGCAGGAACTGCGATGGCAGACACGCTCGGCGCTGATGAAACACTGACAGTCAATGGTAAGGATATACAGCTAAAGGAAGGCTGGACCACAGACCAGGTCGTAGAGGAGATAAACGCAAACTCCAATGATACCGGCATCACAGTCTCTGCAACAGGATACGACGGCACTGGTACCGGCAGTTATCTCACATTCAAAAGCGTCAGATATGGCTCCAACACCAACTTCTCTGTGCGCAGTAATGTCGAATCCGCGTCGGGGACCACGGGAGTTGGCAGTGTATTGATTTCCCCAAATCTTACTGGGGTGCCAGGAAAAGATGTTGAGGGAACAATTAACGGTGCGACGTGCAAGGGAAGCGGGCAGATACTTACAGTAAAAGATGAAAAAAACGACGCCAATGGTCTGTCGCTCATTATTACTGCCAATGCGCCGATGACATCCAATGTCAAGTATACTCAGGGTGTAGGCGACAGGCTCAGAAGTTTACTGAATAATATGACATCGTCAACTGGCGCCATCACACAGGCCCAAGACTCACTTAACACGACTATAAGTGACTTCGACGATCAGATTGCGGACGAAAAAGCAAAATTAACCGCAAAAGAAGACCAATTGTGGACCCAATTCAATGCCATGGAGTCGAAGATGGCCGATCTGCAGCAGCAGGGAAACTGGCTATCGTCCGCACTATCCAGCAACAGCAAAAGTAGCAGCTAG
- a CDS encoding flagellin, with protein sequence MSLKVNFNSSALNAYRNLSTSDSSLSKSIERLSSGYKINNAADDPAGLVISEKLRAQVGGLNQAISNAGDAVNMIKTAEGALTQVNSLLGSMRDLAVHASNAGANDTAAVAADQQQIANALASINKISEETQFGQKKLLDGSAGVKTTVTGLDVTGANLNYATTLAATDTVSVNVTTAAAQAKLTGTVDLGTALAADASFNLTGNGTTVAINLATGDDIDDAIAAVNAHTDKTGIVATNDGSDHLVLTSQDYGGQAAISYVGGAGATAVMGKTADAKTGIDAEATVTHLVDAAPTAISDGSWTSGNGTVLQDTLGNTIALTVAAATATGDKGAQVSTESGSLVFQVGAYSGQTREINIASTATADLGIGAVAAKTLADIDVTTASGAQDALDILDKAIADVSTIRANLGATQKNTLESSISSLTVASENISASESTIRDTDMASEMVNFTKYQILQQAGISMLSQANSSGQNLLSLFR encoded by the coding sequence ATGAGTCTAAAAGTCAATTTCAACAGTTCAGCTCTCAACGCGTATCGGAACCTGTCCACATCGGACAGTTCCCTCTCAAAGAGCATCGAGCGCTTGTCCTCGGGCTATAAGATCAACAACGCCGCGGACGACCCGGCGGGACTGGTCATTTCCGAGAAACTGCGCGCGCAGGTTGGCGGTCTGAATCAGGCCATATCCAACGCGGGTGACGCGGTCAACATGATAAAGACCGCTGAAGGCGCTCTTACCCAGGTCAACAGCCTTCTGGGCTCTATGAGAGACCTAGCAGTGCATGCATCCAACGCTGGTGCAAACGACACGGCCGCTGTTGCTGCAGACCAGCAGCAGATAGCAAATGCTCTCGCATCAATCAACAAGATCTCCGAAGAGACCCAGTTCGGCCAGAAGAAACTGCTCGATGGCTCCGCTGGTGTTAAGACCACAGTTACCGGCCTGGACGTCACCGGCGCTAATCTGAACTATGCCACTACGCTGGCTGCAACGGATACAGTAAGTGTGAACGTGACTACAGCCGCTGCGCAGGCTAAATTAACCGGCACAGTTGATCTTGGTACTGCTTTGGCAGCAGACGCATCATTCAATCTCACAGGTAATGGCACAACCGTCGCGATCAATCTAGCCACTGGTGACGACATTGATGATGCGATAGCAGCCGTCAATGCGCATACGGATAAGACAGGAATCGTCGCAACTAATGATGGCTCCGATCATCTTGTCCTGACAAGCCAGGATTATGGCGGACAAGCTGCAATTTCGTATGTTGGTGGCGCTGGTGCAACAGCTGTTATGGGAAAGACTGCTGATGCCAAAACCGGCATCGATGCAGAGGCCACAGTCACCCACTTGGTTGATGCAGCTCCTACTGCCATATCGGATGGGTCATGGACATCAGGAAACGGCACTGTGCTTCAGGACACCCTGGGCAACACGATTGCTCTAACAGTGGCTGCCGCTACCGCAACCGGTGATAAAGGCGCACAGGTCTCCACGGAATCTGGAAGCCTGGTCTTCCAGGTGGGCGCTTACTCGGGCCAGACCAGAGAGATCAACATCGCTTCGACAGCTACTGCTGACCTCGGCATAGGCGCTGTCGCAGCTAAGACTCTTGCCGACATCGATGTTACCACAGCTTCCGGCGCGCAGGATGCGTTGGACATTCTGGATAAGGCTATCGCCGACGTTTCCACCATCCGAGCCAACCTCGGCGCTACTCAGAAGAACACTCTGGAAAGTAGCATCAGTTCACTGACGGTCGCATCCGAGAACATTTCGGCTTCCGAATCAACGATTCGCGATACCGACATGGCTTCGGAAATGGTCAACTTCACGAAGTATCAGATCCTGCAGCAGGCTGGTATTTCTATGCTTTCGCAGGCAAATTCCAGCGGACAGAACCTATTGTCCTTGTTCCGATAA
- the fliW gene encoding flagellar assembly protein FliW, whose protein sequence is MKIETTRFGALEIDEESIIKMPKGPLGFEDNTRFITIQHRADTAFRWLQSVEEPSLAFVVVDPSTFMDNYDIEISDMDVEKLQLESDKDAFVLAIARIGDGGQQITLNLAAPIVINSRNMMGLQIVLQDNRYAVTHPLEAISSNTDAGTVVKVAA, encoded by the coding sequence ATGAAGATTGAAACGACAAGATTTGGAGCACTGGAAATAGATGAGGAGTCTATAATCAAGATGCCCAAAGGCCCACTCGGGTTCGAGGACAACACACGGTTCATCACTATTCAGCACAGAGCCGACACCGCGTTTCGATGGCTGCAAAGCGTCGAGGAACCGTCTCTGGCATTCGTGGTGGTCGACCCGTCCACGTTTATGGACAACTATGACATCGAGATTTCAGACATGGATGTCGAAAAGCTGCAGTTGGAAAGTGATAAAGACGCTTTCGTACTGGCAATTGCCAGAATCGGTGATGGCGGTCAGCAGATAACTTTGAACCTCGCGGCGCCGATCGTCATCAACTCAAGGAACATGATGGGCTTGCAGATTGTCCTGCAGGATAACCGCTACGCGGTCACCCATCCCCTGGAAGCAATTTCAAGCAACACCGACGCCGGGACAGTTGTAAAAGTTGCTGCCTAG
- a CDS encoding M14 family zinc carboxypeptidase, translated as MTRWAISAVLLLLAGAVSANPYAEAMHTVRVLSDSSCVRLLSFGKSHNERDIPAFVLSDFTIPSQNKARILICAGQHGDEFDPVKSVLALCKSLTVGSDPDLLKRCAIIVIPMVNPDGVADCRRVNGVDVDINRDWIAMTTRESRFVNGVISAWKPNLLIDVHNWNEPSSTPGNAIEAPNAGTGERASAMTAIARHAGASSGLSLVLCHPYSDKRLFHRHYCSLGYAAYLLETQNNESFDARCNTYKAAIKSLVMQTVQNQGGRYVLSPASMQFKPDSVSTYLDPAPNESTTASSMMGAFVLAIACVIIVALMKPFSRNEQTVWSRRYILCAVDPEIGSDRLVHRHAPHPITARSWVNRRLRSRYAPAEPEDEADKPDNTDQAPQIIDYAGVA; from the coding sequence ATGACTCGATGGGCAATATCAGCAGTCCTGCTCTTGCTTGCGGGCGCTGTATCAGCCAATCCATACGCCGAGGCTATGCATACAGTCCGAGTCCTCTCGGACTCTTCTTGCGTCAGGCTCCTGTCATTTGGCAAATCTCATAACGAACGCGATATTCCGGCGTTTGTATTATCCGACTTTACTATTCCCTCGCAAAACAAAGCCCGGATATTGATATGCGCCGGCCAGCATGGCGACGAGTTTGATCCGGTAAAGTCCGTGCTTGCGCTGTGCAAAAGCCTGACGGTGGGCAGTGATCCTGATCTGCTCAAGAGATGTGCGATAATCGTTATCCCTATGGTTAACCCGGACGGTGTTGCTGACTGCAGGCGCGTCAACGGCGTGGATGTAGACATAAACCGTGACTGGATAGCCATGACCACTCGCGAGAGTCGGTTCGTAAACGGCGTAATAAGCGCCTGGAAGCCGAACCTGCTCATTGACGTTCATAATTGGAACGAGCCATCGTCCACTCCCGGAAACGCCATAGAAGCGCCGAACGCAGGGACTGGTGAACGCGCAAGCGCAATGACTGCTATCGCAAGACATGCAGGCGCTTCAAGCGGTCTTTCACTTGTATTATGTCACCCTTATAGCGATAAAAGACTTTTTCACCGGCACTACTGCTCACTCGGATATGCGGCATATTTGCTGGAGACACAAAACAACGAGTCTTTTGATGCCAGATGCAACACATATAAAGCGGCAATCAAGAGCCTTGTCATGCAGACAGTGCAAAATCAGGGTGGACGATATGTTTTGTCACCGGCGTCTATGCAGTTCAAACCGGACTCTGTCAGCACTTATCTTGATCCGGCTCCAAATGAATCGACTACCGCATCATCTATGATGGGGGCATTCGTGTTAGCTATCGCATGCGTAATTATCGTTGCTCTGATGAAACCATTTTCCCGTAACGAACAGACAGTGTGGTCAAGGCGCTACATTCTATGCGCGGTAGATCCGGAGATAGGATCGGACCGACTTGTCCATCGCCACGCCCCTCATCCGATTACCGCCAGAAGCTGGGTAAACCGCCGTCTGCGCTCTCGATATGCGCCTGCCGAGCCGGAAGATGAAGCGGACAAACCCGACAATACTGATCAGGCTCCACAAATCATCGATTACGCCGGCGTGGCATAG